A genomic segment from Barrientosiimonas humi encodes:
- a CDS encoding SDR family NAD(P)-dependent oxidoreductase: MSDPTDPIPAARTVLITGGTKGLGLELVRDTLAQGAKVATFSRSLTPEIEQLQRELPDQVYAAPLDINDEAGGKAFLKDAAAKLGPIDALVNNAAIGQDSLHLHTSPERIAQIVQTNLTAPLILTRAFIRHAMAKVGRGRIVMVTSICAQRGYSGLVAYSATKGGLDAAMRTLAREMHGRFLVNSVAPGFFASEMSSVLGTEQLSTISRRTPSGRLVTPANIAPVVRGLLFDDTNLNGQAIVIDGGGSI; encoded by the coding sequence ATGTCTGACCCCACCGACCCGATCCCCGCCGCCCGGACCGTGCTCATCACCGGGGGCACCAAGGGCCTCGGCCTGGAGCTGGTGCGCGACACCCTGGCCCAGGGCGCCAAGGTCGCGACGTTCTCGCGCTCGCTGACCCCCGAGATCGAGCAGCTGCAGCGCGAGCTGCCCGACCAGGTCTACGCCGCGCCGCTGGACATCAACGACGAGGCCGGCGGCAAGGCGTTCCTCAAGGACGCCGCCGCGAAGCTCGGGCCGATCGACGCGCTGGTCAACAACGCGGCCATCGGGCAGGACTCGCTGCACCTGCACACCTCGCCCGAGCGCATCGCCCAGATCGTGCAGACCAACCTCACCGCGCCGCTGATCCTCACCCGCGCGTTCATCCGGCACGCGATGGCCAAGGTCGGCCGGGGCCGGATCGTCATGGTGACCTCGATCTGCGCCCAGCGCGGCTACTCCGGCCTGGTCGCCTACTCCGCCACCAAGGGCGGGCTCGACGCGGCCATGCGCACGCTGGCCCGCGAGATGCACGGCCGCTTCCTCGTCAACTCGGTCGCGCCCGGCTTCTTCGCCTCCGAGATGAGCTCGGTGCTCGGCACCGAGCAGCTGTCGACGATCAGCCGCCGCACCCCGTCGGGCCGCCTGGTCACGCCCGCCAACATCGCGCCGGTCGTGCGCGGGCTGCTGTTCGACGACACCAACCTCAACGGCCAGGCGATCGTCATCGACGGGGGCGGGTCGATCTGA
- a CDS encoding AMP-binding protein, whose translation MTYPAGAGNRVVIPGPAGFDGTWEQLSREPYAGAGLDGPTLAELPAAAAFLAAGPLEAAQAAWLAASDSQRETLIAAETRVDAEQAAQLRRDGLALVRRTPEPDVVVEPADPEREPAPGRVWLLTSGSTGRPKQVAHTIASLTTVAGDQPARTWLCPYTSGAYAWWQVVTLSLTLPGQDVVFVDGARPDEWPQQALAAGVTAASGTPTFWRQAIFRSGETLARLPLQQVTLGGEPVDQAVLTQLAELFPQARVSWIYASSEAGAAIAVHDGRAGFPAAWLDRDTPGRPRLSVDDGELVIAASQAAEGMDAEIRTGDRAEVQGDRVLITGRIASDEINVGGAKASASKVTAVLLEHPDVAWAAVRGRRAPLVGNVVMAEVVLREGATTTDAELTAWCAERLPDYSVPRRLRILPEIPIKESLKSDV comes from the coding sequence GTGACCTATCCCGCCGGCGCGGGCAACCGCGTGGTGATCCCCGGGCCCGCCGGCTTCGACGGCACCTGGGAGCAGCTGTCCCGCGAGCCGTACGCCGGCGCCGGCCTCGACGGTCCGACGCTCGCCGAGCTGCCCGCGGCGGCGGCGTTCCTCGCGGCCGGGCCGCTGGAGGCCGCTCAGGCGGCGTGGCTCGCCGCGTCCGACTCGCAGCGCGAGACGCTGATCGCCGCCGAGACCCGGGTCGACGCCGAGCAGGCGGCGCAGCTGCGCCGCGACGGGCTCGCCCTGGTCCGGCGCACGCCCGAGCCCGACGTCGTCGTCGAGCCGGCCGACCCGGAGCGCGAGCCGGCGCCCGGCCGGGTCTGGCTGCTGACGTCGGGGTCGACGGGCCGGCCCAAGCAGGTCGCCCACACGATCGCGTCGCTGACCACCGTCGCCGGTGACCAGCCGGCGCGCACCTGGCTGTGCCCGTACACCTCCGGCGCCTACGCCTGGTGGCAGGTCGTGACGCTGTCGCTCACGCTGCCCGGGCAGGACGTCGTCTTCGTCGACGGCGCGCGCCCCGACGAGTGGCCGCAGCAGGCGCTGGCGGCCGGGGTGACGGCGGCGTCGGGCACGCCGACCTTCTGGCGGCAGGCGATCTTCCGCAGCGGCGAGACCCTGGCGCGGCTGCCGCTGCAGCAGGTCACGCTCGGCGGCGAGCCCGTCGACCAGGCGGTGCTCACCCAGCTGGCCGAGCTGTTCCCGCAGGCCCGCGTGTCGTGGATCTACGCCTCGTCCGAGGCGGGCGCCGCGATCGCCGTGCACGACGGGCGGGCGGGCTTCCCCGCGGCGTGGCTCGACCGCGACACCCCGGGGCGGCCGAGGCTGTCGGTCGACGACGGCGAGCTCGTGATCGCCGCGAGCCAGGCGGCCGAGGGCATGGACGCCGAGATCCGCACGGGCGACCGCGCCGAGGTGCAGGGCGACCGGGTGCTCATCACCGGCCGCATCGCCTCCGACGAGATCAACGTCGGCGGCGCCAAGGCATCGGCGTCGAAGGTCACGGCCGTGCTGCTCGAGCACCCCGACGTGGCGTGGGCCGCCGTGCGCGGCCGCCGGGCGCCGCTCGTCGGCAACGTCGTGATGGCCGAGGTGGTGCTGCGCGAGGGCGCCACGACCACCGACGCCGAGCTGACCGCCTGGTGCGCCGAGCGGCTGCCCGACTACTCCGTCCCGCGCCGGCTGCGCATCCTGCCCGAGATCCCCATCAAGGAGTCGTTGAAGAGCGATGTCTGA
- a CDS encoding acyl carrier protein has protein sequence MSTLSRDQVREMMAEVLSAQGKQLPAEDSASLQEIGFRSLDFSELALRVEDEIDTELNFDAPGLRSIETVGDVLDFLDQLQNA, from the coding sequence ATGAGCACGCTCAGCCGGGACCAGGTGCGCGAGATGATGGCCGAGGTGCTCTCGGCCCAGGGCAAGCAGCTGCCCGCCGAGGACTCCGCGTCGTTGCAGGAGATCGGCTTCCGCTCGCTGGACTTCTCCGAGCTGGCGCTGCGCGTCGAGGACGAGATCGACACCGAGCTCAACTTCGACGCCCCCGGCCTGCGCTCCATCGAGACCGTCGGCGACGTGCTCGACTTCCTCGACCAGCTGCAGAACGCGTGA
- a CDS encoding GNAT family N-acetyltransferase, translated as MLRPATDADVEPIRRWRNHPEVRAVSLTQDEIDPDTHARWWAGLQGDPSRRVLVYERGGVPCGVVTFFDIAAADDGTRSAMWGYYLDNAGLGERGELLPAWMQIQREAVRYADAELDLDVLEGEVLDQNAAVRRMNRRNGFVEVSSDERQIGDATVTVHRVRRERPADKS; from the coding sequence ATGCTTCGCCCCGCCACCGACGCCGACGTCGAGCCCATCCGCCGCTGGCGCAACCACCCCGAGGTCCGCGCGGTGTCGCTCACCCAGGACGAGATCGACCCCGACACCCACGCCCGCTGGTGGGCCGGGCTGCAGGGCGACCCGTCGCGGCGGGTGCTGGTGTACGAGCGTGGCGGGGTGCCGTGCGGCGTCGTCACCTTCTTCGACATCGCCGCGGCCGACGACGGCACCCGGTCGGCGATGTGGGGCTACTACCTCGACAACGCCGGGCTCGGCGAGCGCGGCGAGCTGCTGCCCGCGTGGATGCAGATCCAGCGCGAGGCGGTGCGCTACGCCGACGCCGAGCTCGACCTGGACGTGCTCGAGGGCGAGGTGCTGGACCAGAACGCCGCCGTGCGCCGGATGAACCGGCGCAACGGGTTCGTCGAGGTCAGCAGCGACGAGCGGCAGATCGGCGACGCCACCGTCACGGTGCACCGGGTGCGTCGCGAGCGCCCCGCGGACAAGTCCTAG
- the pseI gene encoding pseudaminic acid synthase → MASTTSITIGEHRIGPDHEPYIIAEMSGNHDGSLDKALAIVRMAAEAGAHAVKLQTYKPETITLESDAPDFRLSEGHELWGGRTLWDLYTEAHTPWEWHAPLFEEAAKVGITIFSSPFDPTAVDLLEELGAPAYKIASSEIVDLPLVRLAASKGKPIIISTGMASVSEIHAAVEAARSTGNEQIVVLACTANYPADPSESNLRGIPVMRDAFGTLIGYSDHTIGIGAPIASVALGAVLVEKHVTLQREGGGVDSSFSSEPDELAALVSQTKVAWQCLGEPRIGARQQEQEGLRFRRSLYVVADVRAGDPVTADNVRSIRPANGLAPDEFSRVEGRRFTRDVARGTALSWDLI, encoded by the coding sequence ATGGCCAGCACGACCAGCATCACGATCGGCGAGCACCGGATCGGTCCCGACCACGAGCCGTACATCATCGCGGAGATGTCGGGCAACCACGACGGGTCGCTCGACAAGGCGCTGGCGATCGTGCGGATGGCCGCCGAGGCGGGCGCGCACGCGGTGAAGCTGCAGACCTACAAGCCCGAGACGATCACCCTGGAGTCCGACGCGCCGGACTTCCGGCTCTCGGAGGGGCACGAGCTGTGGGGCGGGCGCACGCTGTGGGACCTCTACACCGAGGCGCACACCCCGTGGGAGTGGCACGCGCCGCTGTTCGAGGAGGCCGCGAAGGTCGGCATCACGATCTTCTCCTCGCCCTTCGACCCGACCGCGGTCGATCTGCTGGAAGAGCTCGGCGCCCCGGCCTACAAGATCGCCTCGTCGGAGATCGTCGACCTGCCGCTGGTGCGGCTGGCGGCCAGCAAGGGCAAGCCGATCATCATCTCCACGGGCATGGCGTCGGTGTCGGAGATCCACGCGGCGGTCGAGGCCGCACGCAGCACCGGCAACGAGCAGATCGTCGTGCTCGCCTGCACCGCCAACTACCCCGCCGACCCGAGCGAGTCCAACCTGCGCGGCATCCCGGTGATGCGCGACGCGTTCGGCACGCTCATCGGCTACTCCGACCACACCATCGGCATCGGCGCCCCGATCGCGTCGGTCGCGCTCGGCGCGGTCCTGGTCGAGAAGCACGTGACGCTGCAGCGCGAGGGCGGCGGCGTCGACTCCTCCTTCTCCTCCGAGCCCGACGAGCTGGCCGCCCTGGTCTCGCAGACCAAGGTCGCCTGGCAGTGCCTCGGGGAGCCGCGCATCGGCGCCCGGCAGCAGGAGCAGGAGGGGCTGCGCTTCCGCCGCAGCCTCTACGTCGTCGCCGACGTCCGCGCCGGCGACCCCGTGACCGCCGACAACGTGCGGTCCATCCGACCCGCGAACGGCCTTGCGCCCGATGAGTTCTCGCGGGTCGAGGGCCGCAGGTTCACCCGCGACGTGGCCCGCGGGACCGCGCTGTCGTGGGACCTGATCTGA
- a CDS encoding glycosyltransferase family 2 protein, protein MTRPLLSVVVPYYGVEAYLRDCLESIRRSTLDDLEVVLVDDGSPDDSVEIAREYVDLDSRFRLVQQDNAGLGPARNTGTAQASGDYLTFVDSDDLVPRRAFEQMVGSLEHSGSSFVLGNAKRFSRTSGVRQSWTHQRPCARDARATHVLEKPVLVMDRMVWNKVYRRSFWDEFGYAFPAIKYEDYPVTMAAHLDALTVDVLRTPVYYWRERESGDSITQQVFRYDNLLDRVVSAERVLDLVDSRATPEVRRSTHDYLAGIDVVALAQAFAVVPPEDLDKTVELGTRLMGRLQFDIGKRPRFDQLQMHALRDGDAELLVELARFRDEGGLVGGGRITRNRAAPWRFDIGFPGRRRSSAPRKAFTIPTTSLKLRSTVDHVGWAGTTALVQGTAEITQVPIRDDSTLRVNLVSGIERIELPVERIDTTDQFSGRSRVGFRTRVDVPRLAAEHDLVWPVRFELDLDNGGVHRVAQLQGMRPGSPTYPDGAWLSPTEWVQPGKGPAGAFCLHRSPAPVTVESAAGEGDAIRLVVHSPYALNRADLEVRLPRGTLTFPAALSDDGRVAEVALPGAALATGDEPDDPFTLRATRAVRLETDLGSHQIVWPAHRRNAAVDADGRLIQLTRSPFGLVQLTHGPAFPAAVAARITPDRLVVEGRRWSSEPVQGITWRRFLPGTDDYVEIPCAVSDLGPEAGADGDGGTGAVGWQAAVDPAALVPEHDAPSHPGAPAAYWTLFAELEQDGVQTGVQVICEPGLMAQLPAEVTTQGRHVTVTTAADSVHAQVR, encoded by the coding sequence ATGACCCGACCGCTGCTCAGCGTCGTCGTCCCCTACTACGGCGTCGAGGCCTACCTGCGCGACTGCCTGGAGTCGATCCGCCGCTCGACCCTCGACGACCTCGAGGTCGTGCTCGTCGACGACGGCAGCCCCGACGACAGCGTCGAGATCGCGCGGGAGTACGTCGACCTCGACAGCCGCTTCCGCCTGGTCCAGCAGGACAACGCCGGGCTGGGGCCGGCGCGCAACACCGGCACCGCGCAGGCGAGCGGCGACTACCTCACCTTCGTCGACTCCGACGACCTGGTGCCGCGGCGGGCGTTCGAGCAGATGGTGGGCTCCCTGGAGCACAGCGGGTCCTCGTTCGTGCTGGGCAACGCCAAGCGGTTCAGCCGTACGTCCGGCGTGCGTCAGTCCTGGACCCACCAGCGGCCGTGCGCGCGCGACGCGCGGGCCACGCACGTGCTGGAGAAGCCGGTGCTGGTGATGGACCGGATGGTCTGGAACAAGGTCTACCGGCGCAGCTTCTGGGACGAGTTCGGCTACGCCTTCCCGGCGATCAAGTACGAGGACTACCCCGTCACGATGGCGGCGCACCTCGACGCGCTGACCGTCGACGTGCTGCGCACGCCGGTCTACTACTGGCGCGAGCGCGAGTCGGGCGACTCGATCACCCAGCAGGTGTTCCGCTACGACAACCTGCTCGACCGGGTCGTCTCGGCCGAGCGGGTGCTCGACCTGGTCGACTCGCGCGCCACCCCCGAGGTGCGCCGGTCGACCCACGACTACCTCGCCGGCATCGACGTGGTCGCGCTGGCGCAGGCGTTCGCGGTCGTGCCGCCGGAGGACCTCGACAAGACCGTCGAGCTCGGCACCCGGCTCATGGGGCGGTTGCAGTTCGACATCGGCAAGCGCCCCCGCTTCGACCAGCTGCAGATGCACGCCCTGCGCGACGGCGACGCCGAGCTGCTCGTCGAGCTCGCCCGGTTCCGCGACGAGGGCGGGCTCGTCGGCGGCGGCCGGATCACCCGCAACCGCGCGGCGCCGTGGCGGTTCGACATCGGCTTCCCAGGACGCCGCCGCTCGTCGGCGCCCCGCAAGGCGTTCACCATCCCGACGACCTCGCTGAAGCTGCGCAGCACCGTCGACCACGTCGGCTGGGCCGGCACCACCGCGCTCGTGCAGGGCACCGCCGAGATCACCCAGGTGCCGATCCGCGACGACTCCACGCTGCGGGTCAACCTGGTCAGCGGCATCGAGCGCATCGAGCTGCCGGTCGAGCGGATCGACACCACCGACCAGTTCTCCGGCCGCAGCCGCGTCGGCTTCCGCACCCGGGTCGACGTGCCGCGGCTCGCGGCCGAGCACGACCTGGTGTGGCCGGTGCGCTTCGAGCTCGACCTCGACAACGGCGGGGTGCACCGCGTCGCGCAGCTGCAGGGCATGCGGCCCGGCAGCCCGACCTATCCCGACGGCGCGTGGCTGTCGCCGACCGAGTGGGTGCAGCCCGGCAAGGGTCCGGCCGGCGCCTTCTGCCTGCACCGCAGCCCCGCCCCGGTCACCGTCGAGTCGGCCGCGGGCGAGGGTGACGCGATCCGCCTCGTCGTGCACAGCCCGTACGCCCTCAACCGGGCCGACCTCGAGGTGCGCCTCCCCCGGGGCACGCTGACCTTCCCCGCCGCTCTCTCCGACGACGGCCGGGTCGCCGAGGTGGCGCTGCCCGGTGCGGCGCTGGCGACCGGCGACGAGCCCGACGACCCGTTCACCCTGCGCGCCACGCGCGCGGTGCGGCTCGAGACCGACCTGGGCTCCCACCAGATCGTCTGGCCCGCGCACCGGCGCAACGCCGCGGTCGACGCCGACGGCCGGCTCATCCAGCTCACCCGCTCGCCCTTCGGGCTGGTGCAGCTCACCCACGGACCCGCCTTCCCGGCGGCCGTGGCCGCGCGGATCACCCCCGACCGACTCGTGGTCGAGGGGCGGCGCTGGAGCAGCGAGCCCGTTCAGGGCATCACCTGGCGCCGGTTCCTTCCAGGCACCGACGACTACGTCGAGATCCCTTGTGCCGTCAGCGATCTCGGCCCCGAGGCAGGGGCCGACGGTGATGGCGGCACCGGGGCCGTCGGGTGGCAGGCCGCGGTCGACCCCGCCGCGCTCGTCCCCGAGCACGACGCGCCGAGCCACCCCGGCGCCCCCGCGGCCTACTGGACCCTGTTCGCCGAGCTCGAGCAGGACGGCGTGCAGACGGGTGTGCAGGTCATCTGCGAGCCCGGGCTCATGGCGCAGCTGCCCGCGGAGGTCACCACGCAGGGCCGCCACGTCACCGTCACCACCGCCGCCGACTCGGTGCACGCGCAGGTACGGTGA
- a CDS encoding ABC transporter substrate-binding protein yields the protein MHPHNHRYGSTQALALSLLEKSHSWLTTLWPRSVPGHVQHDWHVTSPCATIDVGPGGTAYLWSSSARRFRRARGLGGHVVIGAPWLYLLDVHRDHVPHELRERPEPGEQPVERFAEPPSGTLLLPRHDLYGRHAARRIADEAREHERERLTAALLPADAASPEVRTAYVEAGIDVVPLVPADLPAASPQVARLMQLRDLMLRHTAVLATHPDEHLLMAAAAGLPTTLLGRQQPRSSAEAALVEAAGSPAALTDLAGHELGRDHVLPRDELRAVLEWRPRV from the coding sequence ATGCATCCTCACAACCACCGCTACGGCTCCACCCAGGCGCTGGCCCTGTCGCTGCTGGAGAAGTCGCACAGCTGGTTGACCACCCTGTGGCCGCGCAGCGTCCCCGGGCACGTGCAGCACGACTGGCACGTCACCTCCCCCTGCGCGACGATCGACGTGGGCCCGGGCGGCACCGCCTACCTGTGGAGCTCCTCGGCCCGCCGATTCCGGCGCGCGCGCGGGCTCGGCGGCCACGTGGTGATCGGGGCGCCGTGGCTCTACCTGCTCGACGTGCACCGCGACCACGTCCCGCACGAGCTGCGCGAGCGGCCCGAGCCCGGGGAGCAGCCGGTCGAGCGGTTCGCGGAGCCGCCGAGCGGCACGCTGCTGCTGCCGCGCCACGACCTGTACGGCCGGCACGCCGCCCGCCGCATCGCCGACGAGGCGCGCGAGCACGAGCGCGAACGCCTTACTGCCGCACTGCTGCCCGCCGACGCGGCCTCGCCCGAGGTGCGGACGGCGTACGTCGAGGCCGGGATCGACGTGGTGCCGCTGGTGCCGGCCGACCTGCCCGCCGCGAGCCCCCAGGTGGCGCGGCTGATGCAGCTGCGCGACCTCATGCTGCGGCACACGGCCGTGCTCGCGACCCACCCCGACGAGCACCTGCTCATGGCGGCCGCCGCGGGCCTGCCCACGACGCTCCTCGGGCGGCAGCAGCCGCGCTCGAGCGCCGAGGCGGCGCTCGTCGAGGCGGCCGGTTCGCCGGCGGCCCTGACCGACCTCGCCGGCCACGAGCTGGGCCGCGACCACGTCCTGCCGCGCGACGAGCTGCGCGCGGTGCTCGAATGGAGGCCCCGTGTCTGA
- a CDS encoding ATP-binding cassette domain-containing protein, producing the protein MIGVPTQAARTSDLSGGEQQRVAVARALMGNPQLLLADEPTASLDSDTRDQIAEIIFALPQQTGAALVVATHDRDVAARADHVVRLEDGSR; encoded by the coding sequence GTGATCGGCGTCCCGACCCAGGCGGCCCGGACGTCGGACCTTTCCGGCGGCGAGCAGCAGCGCGTCGCGGTCGCCAGGGCCTTGATGGGAAATCCTCAGCTCCTGCTGGCCGACGAACCCACGGCATCACTGGACTCCGACACCCGAGACCAGATCGCAGAAATCATCTTCGCCCTTCCGCAGCAGACCGGAGCAGCCCTGGTCGTCGCAACGCACGACAGGGACGTCGCCGCTCGTGCCGACCATGTCGTTCGGCTCGAGGATGGCTCGAGGTGA
- a CDS encoding class I SAM-dependent methyltransferase, which produces MTVIARPDNVTLVPGAMQNWSDLEHRPAGAAAAVRALLEPLLRHDARVAVVGPHALDLVTGIAGRVGHLTVFTRSIPDAITFGQALTDHDAQVVCGSLADLPEPAETYDLVVALDDVTRVLSLETAVLTWAETFAGIRRLVAPGGTLLLAVEQELGLHRIAALRSRFTTNTDADWSVTATYDRSRPRSVEALSALLSDAGLPVATSASAFPSWDDQQVVAIDPTRLDPALTTLLGAVTTGSPAFRRLGSDPTRVARAAVLSGRLPELASAWIVVAGTPQADAGGAGTPHAGGAGTPHAGGAGTPHAGRVGEPPRASRIETTGPQVLESTSAGGVVRYTAAAGDQVERATVDGEQHSTITVRPDARLFTDDLLDAAAGSEQAELRRLLRAYAERVRTWGADGTLPAACSDVRPDNLLLQGDELEPIAPGAGGRSPEEALWQGLGDLVQVIRARGARHPWPSATDDRTMLALLGSMAGLDLPDDVERFVAPVEEPTLPAYDVPGLLAVIERLEETNAALASRAQWFEDRLNTREREMRSRSALHEQEMRRAMQQQETLRRSAEDVRRSITYRTGNLVIGPLRRIKGD; this is translated from the coding sequence ATGACCGTCATCGCCCGCCCCGACAACGTCACCCTGGTGCCGGGGGCGATGCAGAACTGGTCCGACCTGGAGCACCGCCCGGCCGGGGCTGCCGCGGCGGTGCGAGCGCTGCTGGAACCGCTGCTGCGCCACGACGCCCGCGTCGCAGTCGTCGGCCCGCACGCGCTCGACCTGGTCACCGGCATCGCCGGCCGGGTCGGTCACCTCACGGTCTTCACGCGCTCGATCCCCGACGCGATCACCTTCGGCCAGGCGCTCACCGACCACGACGCCCAGGTGGTCTGCGGGAGCCTCGCGGACCTGCCCGAGCCCGCGGAGACGTACGACCTGGTCGTGGCGCTCGACGACGTCACCCGGGTGCTGTCGCTGGAGACGGCGGTGCTGACCTGGGCCGAGACGTTCGCCGGGATCCGGCGTCTCGTGGCGCCGGGCGGCACGCTGCTGCTCGCGGTCGAGCAGGAGCTGGGGCTGCACCGCATCGCCGCGCTGCGCTCGCGGTTCACGACCAACACCGACGCGGACTGGTCGGTGACGGCGACGTACGACCGGTCGCGGCCGCGCTCGGTCGAGGCGCTGAGCGCGCTGCTGTCCGACGCGGGCCTCCCGGTCGCGACGAGCGCGTCGGCGTTCCCGTCGTGGGACGACCAGCAGGTCGTGGCGATCGACCCGACCCGGCTCGACCCGGCGCTGACCACGCTGCTGGGCGCGGTGACGACGGGGTCGCCGGCCTTCCGCCGGCTCGGTTCCGACCCGACGCGCGTGGCGCGCGCCGCGGTGCTGTCGGGACGGCTGCCCGAGCTCGCGTCGGCGTGGATCGTCGTCGCCGGCACCCCCCAGGCCGACGCTGGTGGAGCCGGCACCCCCCACGCTGGTGGAGCCGGCACCCCCCACGCTGGTGGAGCCGGCACCCCCCACGCTGGTCGAGTAGGCGAGCCCCCCAGGGCGAGCCGTATCGAGACCACCGGGCCGCAGGTGCTGGAGTCGACGTCGGCGGGCGGGGTAGTGCGCTACACCGCCGCTGCCGGTGACCAGGTCGAGCGCGCGACGGTCGACGGCGAGCAGCACAGCACGATCACGGTGCGCCCCGACGCGCGGCTGTTCACCGACGACCTGCTCGACGCGGCGGCCGGCAGCGAGCAGGCCGAGCTGCGGCGGCTGCTGCGGGCCTACGCCGAGCGGGTGCGCACCTGGGGCGCGGACGGGACGCTGCCTGCCGCGTGCTCCGACGTGCGCCCGGACAACCTGCTGCTGCAGGGCGACGAGCTCGAGCCGATCGCGCCGGGGGCCGGCGGCCGCAGCCCCGAGGAGGCGCTGTGGCAGGGGCTCGGAGACCTGGTGCAGGTCATCCGCGCGCGGGGTGCGCGCCACCCGTGGCCCTCTGCGACGGACGACCGCACGATGCTGGCGCTGCTCGGCTCGATGGCCGGGCTGGACCTGCCCGACGACGTCGAGCGGTTCGTGGCGCCGGTCGAGGAGCCGACGCTGCCGGCGTACGACGTGCCAGGGCTGCTCGCCGTCATCGAGCGGCTGGAGGAGACCAACGCGGCGCTGGCCTCGCGGGCGCAGTGGTTCGAGGACCGGCTCAACACGCGCGAGCGCGAGATGCGTTCCCGCTCGGCGCTGCACGAGCAGGAGATGCGCCGCGCGATGCAGCAGCAGGAGACGCTGCGCCGCTCGGCCGAGGACGTGCGCCGCTCGATCACCTACCGCACCGGCAACCTGGTGATCGGCCCGCTGCGCCGGATCAAGGGCGACTAA
- a CDS encoding aminotransferase class V-fold PLP-dependent enzyme: protein MFLPYGRQSIDESDIEAVAQVLRGDWLTTGPAVEKFERELGSVAGQSNPAVTVTSGTAALHVAYAAAGIGPGDEVVTTPLTFLATATCAAIQGATVVFADVSDDTGNLDPAAAAAAVTDRTRVISGVDYAGHPIDAPALRRVADDAGALLLEDAAHSIGGSLDGTPVGSLADITTFSFFPTKNLTTAEGGAVVSADTELLQRARTFKGIGMVRDPERLRSTDEGAWWYEMPELGLNYRLPDVLCALGSNQLTRLGRFKARRAEITARYSAGLADLDGVRLPAQRPGADPVWHFYPLRVLDGRRREVFDALRAAEIGVQVNYIPVHWQPWFADRGYRRGMCPVAEEYYEQEISLPMFPDLRDSDVDRVIEQVRTALGG from the coding sequence ATGTTCCTTCCGTACGGCCGCCAGTCGATCGACGAGTCCGACATCGAGGCCGTCGCGCAGGTGCTGCGCGGCGACTGGCTGACCACCGGACCCGCGGTCGAGAAGTTCGAGCGCGAGCTGGGTTCCGTTGCCGGACAGTCGAACCCGGCCGTCACCGTGACGTCGGGCACCGCGGCGCTGCACGTGGCGTACGCCGCGGCAGGCATCGGCCCCGGCGACGAGGTGGTCACCACCCCGCTGACCTTCCTCGCGACCGCCACCTGCGCCGCGATCCAGGGCGCGACGGTGGTCTTCGCCGACGTGAGCGACGACACGGGCAACCTCGACCCCGCGGCCGCGGCGGCCGCCGTGACCGACCGCACCCGGGTGATCAGCGGCGTCGACTACGCCGGCCACCCGATCGACGCGCCCGCGCTGCGGCGGGTGGCGGACGACGCCGGGGCGCTGCTGCTGGAGGACGCCGCCCACTCGATCGGCGGCAGCCTCGACGGCACCCCCGTGGGCTCGCTCGCCGACATCACGACGTTCTCCTTCTTCCCGACCAAGAACCTCACGACCGCCGAGGGCGGCGCGGTCGTCTCCGCCGACACCGAGCTGCTGCAGCGCGCCCGCACGTTCAAAGGCATCGGCATGGTGCGCGACCCCGAGCGGCTGCGCAGCACCGACGAGGGCGCGTGGTGGTACGAGATGCCCGAGCTCGGCCTGAACTACCGCCTGCCCGACGTGCTGTGCGCCCTGGGCTCCAACCAGCTCACCCGGCTCGGGCGCTTCAAGGCCCGCCGCGCCGAGATCACCGCGCGCTACTCCGCGGGCCTCGCCGACCTCGACGGGGTGCGGCTGCCCGCTCAGCGTCCGGGCGCCGACCCGGTGTGGCACTTCTACCCGCTGCGGGTCCTCGACGGGCGCCGGCGCGAGGTGTTCGACGCGCTGCGCGCCGCCGAGATCGGCGTGCAGGTCAACTACATCCCGGTGCACTGGCAGCCGTGGTTCGCCGACCGCGGCTACCGGCGCGGGATGTGCCCGGTGGCCGAGGAGTACTACGAGCAGGAGATCAGCCTGCCGATGTTCCCCGACCTGCGCGACAGCGACGTCGACCGCGTGATCGAGCAGGTGCGCACCGCCCTCGGCGGCTGA